A part of Myxococcus landrumus genomic DNA contains:
- a CDS encoding serine/threonine-protein kinase: MNAHNPSARLRPFRPQPFGRYTLLSHLGTGGMGEIYLARLEGAQGFEKLCVIKKILPQLAEDSDFVERFVGEARTLVRLSHGSIAQVLDMGLHEGEAYMALEHVDGKDLRKVAARVRDRQVPLPLTFILYVMGRVLDALAYAHRKKDDDGEDLKLVHRDISPQNILISYEGEVKVIDFGLAKSRLSAAKTNPSIILGKFLYMSPEQARHQPVDRRSDLYAVGLTLYELISGKNPFDGIHPGELMSVVANPKVAPLDEVEPLTPRAVTALVAKALEVDPTQRFQSAEEFRGRLQACLMEIDPSAGPESVSRFMRELFAADFQFERRLLTSLRDVPRGGGTSESRAVESDEGGPAPRPTLPAGAMLPAKTIRLDGPVEALSFHPTPRSRDGGGPVNDGETRPGIPIDEATRPAFPVEAIEEEARARAARLNPDTSPSVEVAPEPVVRPPPVPPPAIEPLPRPGMLSLDVSFAPLPAEALPPPPVVAPRSDMRPTELELRPVGAVMGLSLEPELVVPPENTEPRGEPLRSPGEDTRPGVAGARQPAPVMGGRPGGAPPPAPVMPQRQSLSGPTAPPPPGSPSRSGPMVMPAIPGLPPPGAPPPGSPTRSGAMVMPAVTGQPPPGSPTRSGAMVMPAIAGQPPPGAPQPGSPQRPMPAAPGMFPPGAPPPGSPQRSASMSMPAVGGLPPGVPPPGASQRPPGMSPPGAPPPGSPQRSASMSMPAVGGLSPQGVSPPGAPQRPASMPAGAQPSPMAQSPGAPQRPMSGASPVAGAPARTGALMMPAVVAPGAVGRAAASDEVFDFRGDAPAHESLTEESRVGDSRADDAEPPLVARGESEADGDLPVVTPEQMGYGESPSRMEEMDTNPRVSRPSRTERSDDTQPRGPRDGDTDPRAPRESDTQPRAAAMVHEDTQPRVVLDASFLRDAEGAVREHEERLGTARPKTGSRRVRQSSPGMSPVQGRRTGSTSAIRPAPAPVPVEDDEEDVDVRVSMPSHEETRRTSVPSRPSSRGPGEDTRKTAMPRRSSKTAVVVVTGVMVALVAGATALALAPEVRKAVMRQLGIPSAREVPVIPKARASAAPSQGTPTEVTLRDGALPEDAPDTAPTVVDAPAAAAPAPSKNDAAHVAEDNTLLAPLMSDGNTKSATVKRSGTSRVRIISGGAGRNVSELKREWKATLALFKTLEEFRSCDDLGHLCLKRDDLREQIETSPGGETDPVLLDKVRQFKRIVQQQLDKVAE; this comes from the coding sequence ATGAACGCTCACAATCCTTCCGCCCGGCTGCGCCCCTTCCGGCCCCAGCCCTTTGGCCGGTACACCCTCCTGTCCCACCTGGGGACGGGCGGCATGGGAGAGATCTACCTTGCCCGGCTGGAGGGCGCGCAGGGTTTCGAGAAGCTGTGCGTCATCAAGAAGATCCTCCCGCAGCTCGCGGAGGACTCGGACTTCGTCGAGCGCTTCGTCGGTGAGGCGCGCACGCTGGTGCGGTTGAGCCATGGCTCCATCGCGCAGGTGCTGGACATGGGGCTGCACGAGGGCGAGGCCTACATGGCCCTCGAGCACGTGGACGGAAAGGACCTGCGCAAGGTGGCCGCGCGCGTCCGGGACCGCCAGGTGCCGCTGCCGCTGACGTTCATCCTCTACGTCATGGGCCGGGTGCTGGACGCGCTCGCCTATGCGCACCGCAAGAAGGATGACGACGGAGAGGACCTGAAGCTGGTCCACCGCGACATCTCGCCGCAGAACATCCTCATCTCCTACGAGGGGGAGGTGAAGGTCATCGACTTCGGGCTCGCCAAGAGCCGGCTGTCGGCGGCGAAGACGAACCCCAGCATCATCCTGGGCAAGTTCCTCTACATGTCCCCGGAGCAGGCGCGGCACCAGCCGGTGGACCGCCGCAGTGACTTGTACGCGGTGGGGTTGACGCTCTACGAGCTCATCTCGGGGAAGAACCCCTTCGACGGCATCCACCCGGGCGAGCTGATGTCCGTGGTGGCCAACCCGAAGGTGGCCCCGCTGGACGAGGTGGAGCCGCTCACGCCGCGCGCGGTGACGGCGCTGGTGGCCAAGGCGCTGGAGGTGGACCCCACGCAGCGCTTCCAGTCGGCGGAGGAGTTCCGCGGGCGGCTCCAGGCGTGCTTGATGGAGATCGACCCCAGCGCGGGGCCGGAGAGCGTCAGCCGCTTCATGCGGGAGCTGTTCGCGGCGGACTTCCAGTTCGAGCGGCGGCTGTTGACAAGCCTGCGGGACGTGCCTCGCGGTGGAGGGACTTCCGAGTCGCGCGCGGTGGAGTCGGACGAAGGAGGCCCGGCGCCGCGTCCGACGCTGCCGGCGGGCGCGATGCTGCCCGCGAAGACGATTCGCCTGGATGGCCCGGTGGAGGCGCTGTCCTTCCATCCCACGCCGCGCAGCCGCGATGGTGGCGGCCCGGTGAACGATGGCGAGACGCGGCCCGGCATCCCCATCGACGAGGCCACGCGGCCCGCCTTCCCCGTGGAGGCGATCGAGGAGGAGGCGCGTGCCCGGGCGGCCCGGCTGAATCCGGACACGTCGCCTTCGGTGGAGGTGGCACCGGAGCCCGTCGTTCGTCCGCCGCCCGTGCCGCCTCCGGCCATCGAGCCCCTGCCTCGGCCGGGGATGCTGTCCCTGGATGTGTCGTTCGCGCCGCTGCCCGCGGAGGCCCTGCCGCCACCGCCCGTGGTCGCGCCGCGTTCGGACATGCGGCCCACGGAGCTGGAGCTTCGGCCCGTCGGCGCGGTGATGGGGCTGTCGCTGGAGCCGGAGCTGGTGGTGCCTCCGGAGAACACGGAGCCGCGCGGGGAGCCGCTGCGGTCGCCGGGGGAGGACACGCGGCCGGGTGTCGCGGGAGCACGGCAGCCCGCGCCCGTCATGGGGGGGAGGCCAGGGGGAGCGCCGCCTCCTGCCCCAGTGATGCCGCAGCGTCAGTCGTTGTCCGGCCCCACGGCTCCTCCGCCTCCGGGTTCGCCCTCTCGGTCGGGGCCCATGGTGATGCCGGCCATCCCGGGGCTGCCGCCGCCGGGCGCGCCGCCACCGGGTTCTCCGACGCGGTCGGGAGCGATGGTGATGCCCGCTGTCACGGGGCAGCCGCCACCGGGTTCTCCGACGCGGTCGGGTGCGATGGTGATGCCCGCTATCGCGGGACAACCGCCGCCGGGCGCGCCGCAGCCGGGGTCTCCGCAGAGGCCGATGCCCGCTGCTCCGGGGATGTTTCCACCAGGAGCGCCGCCACCCGGTTCACCGCAGCGGTCGGCGTCGATGTCGATGCCCGCTGTTGGGGGGCTGCCGCCGGGCGTGCCTCCGCCGGGTGCTTCGCAGAGACCGCCGGGGATGTCTCCACCGGGAGCGCCGCCACCGGGTTCTCCGCAGCGGTCGGCGTCGATGTCGATGCCCGCTGTCGGGGGGCTGTCGCCGCAAGGTGTGTCGCCACCAGGAGCACCGCAGCGACCAGCGTCGATGCCCGCGGGTGCGCAGCCGTCCCCCATGGCGCAATCGCCGGGTGCGCCGCAGAGGCCGATGTCTGGTGCCTCGCCAGTGGCTGGTGCGCCAGCGCGGACGGGGGCGCTGATGATGCCCGCGGTCGTCGCGCCCGGAGCCGTGGGGCGCGCTGCCGCTTCCGACGAAGTGTTCGACTTCCGGGGCGATGCTCCGGCACACGAGTCGCTGACCGAGGAGTCGCGGGTCGGAGACTCTCGAGCCGATGACGCCGAGCCCCCGCTCGTCGCGCGAGGAGAGTCCGAGGCGGACGGCGACCTCCCGGTCGTCACGCCGGAGCAGATGGGCTACGGCGAGTCCCCCTCGCGCATGGAGGAGATGGACACGAATCCGCGCGTGTCCCGGCCCTCGCGGACGGAGCGCTCGGACGACACGCAGCCTCGAGGGCCGCGTGACGGGGACACGGACCCGCGTGCTCCCCGCGAATCGGACACCCAGCCTCGTGCCGCGGCCATGGTCCATGAGGACACGCAGCCGCGCGTGGTGTTGGACGCGAGCTTCCTGCGCGACGCGGAAGGCGCGGTGCGCGAGCACGAGGAGCGGCTGGGCACGGCCCGTCCGAAGACAGGCTCGCGGCGGGTTCGTCAGTCTTCACCGGGCATGTCCCCAGTGCAGGGCCGGCGCACGGGGTCGACGTCCGCCATCCGCCCCGCGCCCGCGCCAGTGCCCGTCGAGGACGACGAAGAGGATGTGGACGTGCGCGTGTCCATGCCCTCTCACGAGGAGACGCGGCGCACGTCCGTGCCCTCCCGGCCCTCGAGCCGGGGGCCAGGGGAAGACACCCGCAAGACGGCGATGCCCCGTCGCTCCTCGAAAACGGCCGTCGTGGTGGTGACGGGCGTGATGGTCGCGTTGGTCGCGGGGGCGACCGCGCTCGCACTGGCCCCCGAGGTGCGCAAGGCGGTGATGCGGCAGCTCGGCATCCCCTCGGCGCGCGAGGTGCCTGTGATTCCCAAGGCCCGCGCTTCCGCCGCGCCATCCCAGGGAACCCCCACCGAGGTCACGCTGCGCGACGGTGCGCTTCCGGAGGATGCTCCGGACACGGCGCCCACGGTGGTGGATGCACCCGCGGCGGCCGCGCCTGCTCCCTCGAAGAACGACGCCGCCCATGTGGCGGAGGACAACACGCTGCTGGCGCCGCTGATGTCCGACGGGAACACGAAGTCCGCGACCGTGAAGCGCTCCGGCACGTCCCGGGTGCGAATCATCTCTGGCGGCGCGGGTCGAAATGTCTCCGAGCTCAAGCGGGAGTGGAAGGCCACCCTCGCGCTGTTCAAGACGCTGGAGGAGTTCCGCTCCTGCGACGACCTGGGGCACCTGTGCCTGAAGCGGGATGACCTGCGCGAGCAGATTGAAACCTCTCCAGGGGGAGAGACGGACCCGGTCCTCCTCGACAAGGTGAGGCAGTTCAAGAGAATCGTGCAGCAGCAGCTGGACAAGGTGGCCGAGTGA
- a CDS encoding carbon starvation CstA family protein, with the protein MSLPLIAGVFLAVLALGYRFYGGFIARQFGLDREVATPAHTKQDGVDFVPTKPFYLLGQHFSAIAAAGPIAGPILAAQQFGWLPALLWIAVGAVFIGAMHDFATLVASVRHGAVSIAEVVRSHLGPTAGLAMLAFIWVALVYVIVAFTDATAATFVSGDAELEGLTFRFNPGGAVAFASIAYLVLAVVMGLVDRYLKPPLWLQTLIFVPATLGVVFLGTRMSTLLVMDAKSWAALILAYCFVASLTPVWVLLQPRGYLGGFVLYAALAVGVVGIFYGGLSGELSIQQPAFVGFEVAGPSGMLFPFLFVTIACGACSGFHGLVCSGTTSKQIDQEPHCKPVGYGAMLLEGFVAVIALATVMVATKADLTGKAPGAVYGAGLGRFLVTVLGKEHLVFATTFGAMAFSTFVFDTLDVSTRLGRYILQELTGKKGRAAAMVATLVTCGVPLLFVFLAGTGAWRSFWTLFGTSNQLLASLSLLGVCVWLKRTGRPFGYALVPMVFVGAVTVTSLVLLVREALLPMSSAVSRVNGVVAVVLLALALSLFTVGARALLARRPPPAPAPAV; encoded by the coding sequence ATGAGCCTCCCTCTGATTGCCGGAGTGTTCCTGGCGGTACTGGCCCTGGGCTATCGCTTCTACGGCGGCTTCATCGCCCGGCAGTTCGGGTTGGACCGCGAGGTCGCCACGCCCGCGCACACGAAGCAGGACGGCGTGGACTTCGTGCCGACGAAGCCCTTCTACCTGCTGGGGCAGCACTTCAGCGCGATTGCCGCGGCGGGCCCCATCGCCGGGCCCATCCTGGCGGCGCAGCAGTTCGGCTGGTTGCCGGCGCTCCTGTGGATTGCGGTGGGGGCGGTGTTCATCGGGGCCATGCATGACTTCGCGACGTTGGTGGCCAGCGTGCGGCACGGCGCGGTCTCCATCGCGGAGGTGGTGCGCAGCCACCTGGGGCCCACGGCGGGCCTGGCGATGCTGGCCTTCATCTGGGTGGCGCTCGTCTACGTCATCGTCGCCTTCACGGACGCGACGGCCGCGACGTTCGTGAGCGGCGACGCGGAGCTGGAGGGGCTCACGTTCCGCTTCAACCCGGGCGGCGCGGTGGCCTTCGCGTCCATCGCGTACCTGGTGCTCGCGGTGGTGATGGGGTTGGTGGACCGGTACCTGAAGCCTCCGCTGTGGCTCCAGACGCTCATCTTCGTGCCCGCGACGTTGGGCGTGGTGTTCCTGGGCACGCGCATGTCCACGCTGCTGGTGATGGACGCGAAGAGCTGGGCGGCCCTCATCCTGGCGTACTGCTTCGTCGCGTCGCTCACGCCCGTCTGGGTGCTCCTCCAGCCGCGCGGCTACCTCGGAGGCTTCGTCCTCTACGCCGCGCTGGCGGTGGGCGTGGTGGGCATCTTCTACGGTGGGCTGAGCGGCGAGCTGTCGATTCAGCAGCCGGCCTTCGTGGGGTTCGAGGTGGCGGGCCCCTCCGGCATGTTGTTCCCCTTCCTCTTCGTCACCATCGCCTGTGGCGCGTGCTCGGGCTTCCACGGGTTGGTGTGTTCGGGCACCACGTCGAAGCAGATAGACCAGGAGCCGCACTGCAAGCCGGTGGGGTACGGGGCGATGTTGCTGGAGGGCTTCGTGGCCGTCATCGCGCTGGCGACGGTGATGGTCGCCACGAAGGCGGACCTGACGGGCAAGGCGCCGGGCGCGGTGTACGGCGCGGGCCTGGGGCGCTTCCTCGTCACGGTGCTGGGCAAGGAGCACCTCGTCTTCGCGACGACGTTCGGCGCGATGGCGTTCTCCACGTTCGTGTTCGACACGCTCGACGTGTCCACGCGGCTGGGGCGCTACATCCTCCAGGAGCTGACGGGGAAGAAGGGGCGGGCCGCGGCGATGGTGGCCACGCTGGTGACGTGTGGCGTGCCGCTGCTCTTCGTGTTCCTGGCGGGGACGGGCGCGTGGCGCTCGTTCTGGACGTTGTTCGGGACGTCGAACCAGTTGCTGGCCTCGCTGTCGCTGCTGGGCGTCTGCGTCTGGCTCAAGCGCACGGGGCGGCCGTTCGGCTATGCGCTGGTGCCCATGGTGTTCGTGGGGGCGGTGACGGTCACCAGCCTGGTGCTCCTGGTGCGCGAGGCCCTCCTGCCGATGAGCTCGGCGGTGTCCCGGGTGAACGGCGTGGTGGCCGTGGTGTTGTTGGCGTTGGCGCTGTCCCTCTTCACGGTGGGCGCGCGCGCGCTGCTGGCTCGCCGTCCTCCTCCCGCTCCGGCGCCCGCTGTCTGA
- a CDS encoding ferrichrome ABC transporter permease has product MLRYAVAIFTSAFLLFGVQPLAGRYALPWYGGTPGVWTACMLFFQVALLGGYAYAHGLASRLTARTQAKVHLGVVAGAVVLLALRALWVGSPVAPGAEWRPSGSEWAVPRLLAMLAVTIGLPFFVLSTTGPLLQSWFARARPGRSPYALYALSNVGSLLALLGYPFLVEPWVGRGAQAWGWGVGFVLFAVACAVCAVDVLRHERAGAVAATSSADATRPGDTSTPSAEALTTAGREPLDAETAFEAMKQEARGTAIASPDTDARPGVGKTLTWLALSMCASVLLLATTNQLSQDVAAGPFLWVLPLAVYLLTFIIAFSRESFYSRTLYSVLLIGSGAAVAHAHAAGPHFPLPLQLLAYAVSLFAGCMVCHGELYRLRPAPRHLSAFYLWVSAGGVLGALFVSGVATALFRAYWEYPLSLGGCCAVAFAGMVRGPSGETWSQRGRRVLRGAMLVMVTANLFLTVNRELDRALFSARNFFGVVRVMEQNAGQPNNHLFSLRHGAITHGWQYVAPERRAEPTTYFTQQSGLGHAIAEQRRLREAVGLPPGLRVGVLGLGVGTSAALLEKGDVGRFYEINPAVIALARGEGGFFSYLGDSPATIDVVEGDARISLEQELERGEPNAFDVLALDVFSSDAVPVHLLTEEAVSLYRKHLGPHGVLALHISNVHLDLVPVTLAHARRLGMHATFVFHETQGDALRSNWMLLSQDKEFSWGPTFTRSTARVRRLGLRGEPDFIWTDDRSSVLQAVRQGGPNASVMDIEAASGPPAVAQPAAD; this is encoded by the coding sequence ATGCTTCGTTACGCCGTCGCCATCTTCACCAGCGCCTTCCTGTTGTTCGGGGTCCAGCCCCTGGCGGGACGCTATGCGCTGCCGTGGTACGGCGGGACGCCCGGAGTCTGGACGGCGTGCATGCTCTTCTTCCAGGTGGCGCTCCTGGGAGGCTATGCGTACGCGCACGGGTTGGCCTCGCGGCTGACGGCGCGGACGCAGGCGAAGGTGCACCTGGGCGTGGTGGCGGGGGCGGTGGTGCTGCTGGCCCTCCGGGCGTTGTGGGTCGGGTCTCCTGTCGCGCCGGGCGCCGAGTGGCGGCCCTCCGGCTCGGAGTGGGCGGTGCCCAGGCTGCTGGCGATGCTGGCCGTCACCATCGGGCTGCCCTTCTTCGTGCTGAGCACGACGGGGCCGCTGCTCCAGTCGTGGTTCGCGCGAGCGCGTCCCGGCCGCTCGCCGTATGCGCTGTACGCGCTGTCCAACGTGGGCTCGCTGCTGGCGCTGCTGGGCTATCCCTTCCTGGTGGAGCCGTGGGTGGGGCGGGGCGCGCAGGCGTGGGGCTGGGGCGTGGGCTTCGTCCTCTTCGCGGTGGCCTGCGCGGTGTGCGCGGTGGATGTGCTGCGCCATGAGCGCGCGGGAGCCGTCGCCGCCACGTCGAGCGCGGACGCGACTCGGCCGGGCGACACGTCGACCCCCAGTGCCGAGGCTCTGACGACTGCGGGACGCGAGCCGCTGGATGCCGAGACCGCGTTCGAGGCGATGAAGCAGGAGGCTCGGGGCACGGCCATCGCCTCACCGGACACGGATGCACGGCCCGGCGTGGGCAAGACGCTGACGTGGCTGGCCCTGTCGATGTGCGCGTCGGTGCTGCTGCTGGCGACGACGAACCAGCTCTCGCAGGACGTGGCTGCGGGGCCGTTCCTCTGGGTGCTGCCGCTCGCCGTCTACCTGCTCACCTTCATCATCGCCTTCTCGCGCGAGTCCTTCTATTCGCGCACCCTCTACTCGGTGCTGCTCATCGGCTCCGGCGCGGCGGTGGCGCATGCACACGCGGCGGGGCCGCACTTCCCGCTGCCCCTGCAACTGCTCGCCTATGCCGTGTCGCTCTTCGCCGGCTGCATGGTGTGCCACGGCGAGCTGTACCGGCTGCGGCCCGCGCCCCGTCACCTGAGCGCCTTCTACCTGTGGGTCTCCGCGGGCGGCGTGCTGGGCGCGCTGTTCGTCAGCGGCGTGGCCACGGCCCTCTTCCGCGCGTACTGGGAATACCCCCTCTCGCTCGGAGGCTGCTGCGCGGTGGCGTTCGCGGGCATGGTGCGCGGCCCCTCCGGAGAGACATGGAGCCAGCGCGGTCGCCGGGTCCTGCGCGGCGCGATGCTCGTCATGGTGACGGCGAACCTGTTCCTGACGGTGAACCGCGAGCTCGACCGGGCCCTCTTCAGCGCGCGCAACTTCTTCGGCGTGGTGCGGGTGATGGAGCAGAACGCGGGGCAGCCGAACAACCACCTCTTCAGCCTGCGCCATGGCGCCATCACCCATGGCTGGCAGTACGTCGCGCCAGAGCGTCGCGCGGAGCCGACCACGTACTTCACGCAGCAGTCCGGCCTGGGGCACGCCATCGCCGAGCAGCGCCGCCTGCGCGAGGCGGTGGGCCTGCCGCCGGGGCTGCGCGTGGGCGTGCTGGGCCTCGGCGTCGGAACCAGCGCCGCGCTGCTCGAGAAGGGCGACGTGGGCCGATTCTATGAAATCAACCCCGCGGTCATCGCCTTGGCACGCGGTGAAGGGGGCTTCTTCAGCTACCTGGGCGACTCGCCCGCGACCATCGACGTGGTGGAGGGCGACGCGCGCATCTCCCTGGAGCAGGAGCTGGAGCGCGGCGAGCCCAATGCCTTCGACGTGCTGGCGCTGGATGTCTTCTCCTCGGACGCGGTGCCCGTGCACCTGCTCACCGAGGAAGCCGTGTCCCTCTACCGCAAGCACCTGGGCCCGCACGGCGTGCTCGCGCTGCACATCAGCAACGTGCACCTGGACCTGGTGCCGGTGACGCTCGCACACGCGCGCCGCCTGGGCATGCACGCGACGTTCGTCTTCCACGAGACGCAGGGAGACGCGCTGCGCAGCAACTGGATGCTGCTGAGCCAGGACAAGGAGTTCTCCTGGGGCCCCACCTTCACGCGCTCCACCGCGCGCGTGCGCCGCCTGGGGCTGCGAGGCGAGCCGGACTTCATCTGGACGGATGACCGCAGCAGCGTGCTGCAGGCGGTCCGCCAGGGAGGCCCCAACGCGAGCGTCATGGACATCGAGGCCGCCTCGGGACCTCCGGCCGTGGCTCAGCCCGCGGCGGACTGA
- a CDS encoding YoaK family protein, giving the protein MPFSTESSPSNRRAYTVLSLLLAAVAGEVNATGFVALGMHTSHMSGNMAALGESLAQGERHLAVLAAQLLVSFVLGAVCAAALLDASRHRSRGRHVAALLVEVLLLAGIGMALGASPGTRAPVLLWGLSFVMGLQNALVTRVSGAVVRTTHVTGVLTDIGIQVVRMFAWVRDGARGQGLPGVVRQLRALPSAIEFERTRLHLGLALSFLVGCTSGPFLYMRHGPAALGLPCAVLLLLIGLDLSPAAHRHPGSASRA; this is encoded by the coding sequence ATGCCCTTCAGCACGGAATCGTCTCCTAGCAATCGACGCGCGTACACGGTGCTCTCGCTGCTGCTCGCGGCGGTCGCCGGTGAAGTGAATGCGACGGGCTTCGTCGCGCTCGGCATGCACACCTCGCACATGTCCGGGAACATGGCGGCGCTGGGTGAGTCGCTCGCGCAGGGAGAGCGGCACCTCGCGGTGCTCGCGGCGCAGTTGTTGGTGTCCTTCGTGCTCGGCGCGGTGTGCGCGGCGGCGCTGCTGGATGCGTCCCGTCATCGCTCGCGCGGGCGGCATGTCGCGGCGCTGCTGGTGGAGGTGCTGCTGCTCGCGGGCATCGGCATGGCGCTGGGGGCCTCGCCCGGCACTCGCGCGCCGGTGCTGCTGTGGGGCTTGTCCTTCGTCATGGGGTTGCAGAACGCGCTCGTCACCCGCGTGTCCGGCGCGGTGGTGCGCACCACGCACGTCACCGGGGTGCTGACGGACATCGGCATCCAGGTGGTGCGGATGTTCGCGTGGGTGCGGGACGGCGCGCGGGGACAGGGCCTCCCGGGCGTGGTGCGGCAGCTCCGCGCCCTGCCCTCCGCCATCGAGTTCGAGCGCACCCGGCTGCACCTGGGGCTGGCCCTGTCGTTCCTCGTGGGGTGCACCAGCGGCCCGTTCCTCTACATGCGGCATGGGCCCGCGGCGCTGGGGCTGCCGTGCGCGGTGCTGCTGCTGCTCATCGGCCTGGACCTGAGCCCCGCGGCCCACCGGCATCCAGGCTCCGCGTCTCGCGCGTGA
- a CDS encoding histidine triad nucleotide-binding protein, translating into MSDCLFCKIRDGQIPAKVVYQDDTCLAFEDINPQAPTHVLFIPRKHIATVNDVTAADEATVGHLFTAAAKLAQQRGHDSNGYRVVMNTNRDAGQTVFHIHLHLLAGRPLMWPPG; encoded by the coding sequence ATGTCCGATTGCCTCTTTTGCAAGATTCGAGACGGCCAAATCCCGGCCAAAGTGGTCTACCAGGATGACACCTGCCTGGCGTTCGAGGACATCAACCCCCAGGCGCCCACCCACGTGCTGTTCATCCCTCGCAAGCACATCGCGACGGTGAACGACGTCACGGCGGCGGACGAGGCGACGGTGGGCCACCTCTTCACGGCGGCGGCGAAGCTGGCCCAGCAGCGGGGCCATGACTCGAATGGTTACCGGGTGGTGATGAACACGAACCGGGACGCGGGCCAGACGGTGTTCCACATCCACCTGCACCTGCTCGCGGGCCGTCCGCTCATGTGGCCGCCGGGCTGA
- the hprK gene encoding HPr(Ser) kinase/phosphatase has product MKSLRISQLLEDHDYDLRLTLIAGASGLTRTVDSPRIQKPGLALAGFTEHLHPRRVQVFGNTEISYLATLPASRQREALAKLFEEEDLACVVVTKELEIPPILVETCEAGGLALMKTPLLSSEFITRVQSFLEEALTESSSLHGVLMDVFGVGILLLGKSGIGKSEIALDLVMRAHRLVADDIVDVTRRKGAVYGAGNPVIKHHMEIRGLGIINIKDLFGVAAVRAQKKIELVIELQEWDPHQEYDRLGVEDKHLQIVGVDIPLSVVPVRPGRNMATIIEVAARNQLLKLQGHHSAREFAERLNRAIAEGAMRRTLGEEVE; this is encoded by the coding sequence ATGAAATCCCTTCGCATCTCCCAGCTCCTCGAGGACCACGACTACGACCTGCGGCTGACGCTCATCGCGGGCGCGAGCGGGCTGACTCGGACGGTGGACTCCCCGCGCATCCAGAAGCCGGGGCTGGCGCTGGCGGGCTTCACCGAGCACCTCCACCCGCGCCGGGTCCAGGTATTCGGCAACACGGAGATTTCGTACCTGGCCACACTGCCTGCGTCGCGGCAGCGCGAGGCCCTGGCCAAGCTCTTCGAGGAAGAGGACCTGGCGTGTGTCGTGGTGACGAAGGAGCTGGAGATTCCGCCCATCCTCGTGGAGACCTGCGAGGCGGGAGGCCTGGCGCTGATGAAGACGCCGCTGCTCTCCAGTGAGTTCATCACCCGGGTGCAGTCCTTCCTGGAAGAAGCCCTCACCGAGTCCAGCAGCCTGCACGGCGTGCTGATGGACGTCTTCGGCGTGGGCATCCTGCTGCTCGGCAAGAGCGGCATCGGCAAGAGCGAGATTGCCCTGGACCTGGTGATGCGGGCCCACCGGCTGGTCGCGGATGACATCGTCGACGTCACCCGGCGCAAGGGGGCCGTCTACGGCGCGGGAAACCCGGTCATCAAGCACCACATGGAAATCCGGGGCCTGGGCATCATCAACATCAAGGACCTGTTCGGCGTGGCGGCGGTGCGCGCGCAGAAGAAAATCGAGCTCGTCATCGAGTTGCAGGAGTGGGACCCGCACCAGGAATACGACCGGCTGGGAGTGGAGGACAAGCACCTGCAGATTGTGGGTGTGGACATCCCGCTGTCAGTGGTACCCGTGCGTCCAGGCCGCAACATGGCGACCATCATCGAGGTGGCCGCCCGCAACCAGTTGTTGAAGCTTCAGGGCCACCACTCGGCGAGAGAGTTCGCCGAGCGGCTCAACCGAGCCATCGCCGAAGGGGCGATGCGCCGCACCTTGGGAGAAGAGGTCGAGTGA
- the rapZ gene encoding RNase adapter RapZ codes for MTAPAKQLVVITGMSGSGKSTAIRALEDSGFFCIDNLPVVLLPKLTELAGGGHIERMALVVDAREGVFLKEAPRILDEVRRAGHHVEVLFLDSSDDSLIRRFSETRRRHPLAPTGTVADGIQAERAALRDLREIADQVIDSSVLNVHDLKRMVQARFSPEPAKGPSLSVMSFGYRYGVPPQADLVLDVRFLPNPYFVPDMKGLTGKVPKVSAYVLDREETQQFLEKVEDLCRFLFPRYQKEGKAYLTVALGCTGGKHRSVAIAAELTRRLSDENTRVQLWDRDIEKE; via the coding sequence GTGACCGCGCCCGCGAAACAGTTGGTCGTCATCACCGGCATGTCCGGCTCCGGCAAGTCCACCGCCATCCGGGCGTTGGAGGACTCGGGGTTCTTCTGCATCGACAACCTGCCGGTGGTGCTGTTGCCCAAGCTCACGGAGCTGGCGGGCGGAGGCCACATCGAGCGCATGGCGTTGGTGGTGGACGCGCGCGAGGGTGTCTTCCTCAAGGAAGCGCCGCGCATCCTCGACGAGGTCCGCCGCGCCGGGCACCACGTGGAGGTGCTGTTCCTCGACTCCAGCGATGACAGCCTCATCCGCCGCTTCAGCGAGACGCGCCGCCGCCACCCGCTGGCGCCCACGGGCACCGTCGCGGACGGCATCCAGGCGGAGCGCGCGGCGCTGAGGGATTTGCGCGAAATCGCCGACCAGGTCATCGACTCGTCGGTGCTGAACGTCCACGACTTGAAGCGCATGGTGCAGGCGCGCTTCAGCCCGGAGCCCGCCAAGGGCCCCAGTCTGTCGGTGATGTCGTTCGGCTACCGGTACGGCGTGCCGCCGCAGGCGGACCTGGTGCTGGACGTGCGCTTCCTGCCCAACCCGTACTTCGTCCCGGACATGAAGGGGCTGACGGGCAAGGTCCCCAAGGTCTCCGCCTACGTGCTGGACCGCGAGGAGACGCAGCAGTTCCTCGAGAAGGTGGAGGACCTCTGCCGCTTCCTCTTCCCGCGCTACCAGAAGGAGGGGAAGGCGTACCTCACGGTGGCGCTGGGGTGCACGGGAGGCAAGCACCGCTCGGTGGCCATCGCCGCGGAGCTCACCCGGAGACTGAGCGACGAGAACACCCGCGTTCAGCTTTGGGACCGGGACATCGAGAAGGAATAG